The segment GACTGTATGGCTCGCAGCTCACTGGAATCGCCTTGACTCGCTCATAGAAAACTCGAAAGCCGCGCGTGATGAGCTTTGTTTCTTGCCAGCGATCATCATGCAGGTCATGACTGGACATTCTTAGCTGCGACAAACGAGGAAATAATGAACCAGAAGGGGGACAGGGAAACGTTGATTTGGAATAAGGTAACCTTCGAGTCAACGACCGGACTGAAGGGAATATGTCAGATCATCAAGGTTCTGCAAAGATTGGCAATATGGTCTGAGAAGACGTACTGGCCCTGGTGCAAGAGGCACGCCATGAAGAATTTCCAAGAGAATCAGAACCAGGCTTAACGGGTAGAAACTTGAATAGGAAGAAATGCAACTTCATTGGACTCGTCTACAACACTGAGTCCTCATCCTTATTACACGCTTGTTGAATATACTTCTACTCTAGTATTCTAGTCGGTAACGGGGCCCGTTCCATATCACGGTGGCTTGTGCCATCCCAGTAGAAGTCAATAGACACATGGAAGCATGTGTTACGGATAACGCC is part of the Fusarium oxysporum Fo47 chromosome VII, complete sequence genome and harbors:
- a CDS encoding uncharacterized protein (expressed protein), whose amino-acid sequence is MNQKGDRETLIWNKVTFESTTGLKGICQIIKVLQRLAIWSEKTYWPWCKRHAMKNFQENQNQA